From a region of the Luteolibacter arcticus genome:
- the nusB gene encoding transcription antitermination factor NusB: MPSRRQIREAVVQFLYCADLEGGADPASLREAFWQFVTESDRRAILQATWKTLHHLSLGREARLAEFQQRLAVAMATLKARPDLERTLMALQQVADLENKWSAVMIELSRIPRDSDDDAFSERFEPTLEKFFRTDRDLIFTRKRFLEALEDIPGLRAQLDPIAGSIRRLDRISERVRMVEEPEKFPDQVDLAKLRESKESLATLLRESNSLTDAVLREKDAIDERLAAVVENFAPERIDPVDRAILRLATWEILHAQNVPAAVAIDEAIELAKRFGTTDSGRFVNGVLDKISKTAAEQGS; the protein is encoded by the coding sequence ATGCCTAGCCGCCGACAAATCCGCGAGGCGGTAGTCCAGTTCCTCTACTGCGCCGACCTCGAAGGCGGAGCCGACCCCGCGTCGCTCCGCGAAGCCTTCTGGCAGTTCGTCACCGAGTCGGACCGTCGTGCCATCTTGCAGGCGACTTGGAAGACGCTGCATCACCTGAGCCTAGGCCGCGAGGCTCGCTTGGCGGAGTTCCAGCAGAGGCTCGCCGTCGCCATGGCCACGCTGAAAGCCCGGCCCGACCTCGAGCGCACCTTGATGGCCCTGCAGCAGGTCGCCGACCTCGAGAACAAGTGGTCGGCCGTCATGATCGAGCTGTCCCGCATCCCGCGCGATAGCGATGACGATGCTTTCAGCGAGCGCTTCGAGCCGACACTGGAGAAGTTTTTCCGCACCGATCGCGACCTGATCTTTACCCGCAAGCGTTTCCTCGAAGCGCTCGAAGACATCCCCGGCCTGCGCGCCCAACTCGATCCAATCGCGGGCAGCATCCGCCGCCTCGACCGCATCTCCGAGCGCGTCCGCATGGTCGAGGAGCCGGAGAAGTTCCCCGATCAGGTCGATCTGGCGAAACTCCGCGAGTCGAAGGAATCTCTCGCCACCCTGCTGCGCGAGTCGAATTCCCTGACCGACGCGGTGCTGCGCGAAAAGGATGCCATCGACGAACGCCTCGCCGCCGTGGTGGAGAATTTCGCACCGGAACGCATCGACCCCGTCGACCGCGCCATCTTGCGCCTGGCGACTTGGGAAATCCTGCACGCCCAAAACGTCCCCGCCGCCGTCGCCATCGACGAGGCGATCGAGCTGGCCAAGCGCTTCGGCACCACCGACTCCGGCCGCTTCGTCAATGGAGTCCTCGACAAGATCTCCAAGACCGCTGCCGAGCAAGGGAGCTGA